A portion of the Podospora pseudoanserina strain CBS 124.78 chromosome 2, whole genome shotgun sequence genome contains these proteins:
- a CDS encoding hypothetical protein (EggNog:ENOG503NUAZ; COG:G) encodes MDTLLTAEIAANAPRYRRKSSTFIDGIHDVPSEVGNLAPAQLYSTMSGRLFHSGRIAIVMVGLPARGKTHICVSMARYLSWLGVKTRIFHLGDYRRATVGQGGHVPQDYFYPNASPASVMLRQKILKKCREDIYGWLNHENGQVAIYDAVNPTASGRRALAKEFAKHDVQTLFIESFVDDQEILKENARNVKISSPDFHGMDPDEAAKRYLKRIETKIPVFETMAEEELNYVKMINAGQAFFYNNVSFNYLSHRIVFYLTNLHIKHRTTFFVRAGTATEEDSYKADAPLSAEGEAYAQVMAETLMRHREQERQAIIDQGGPDVPLRPLTIWTSTRLRTIQTAEPLEKLGYKVRHRSQMSQINPGVCEKLSERAIRNLYPEEVEKHELDPYHHRYPRAESYHDLAVRLEPIILELEREQNDLLIIAHESVLRVLYSYLMHCSTRDIPKLKFPRDEIIEIIPAAYQNEAKRIHIPGLDPRMIPGSPEDIRIPVPPGFDDFGKQLSPISIPAMMMGTPPSATEVTVGFATGNRKGSISVSNTGGLRSVSGSFSGGERPVTEKIVNNTAKEMVEDKVEDED; translated from the exons ATGGATACACTCCT AACTGCCGAAATCGCGGCCAATGCCCCACGCTACCGCCGCAAGAGTTCAACTTTCATCGATGGTATTCACGATGTCCCAAGCGAGGTGGGCAATTTGGCCCCAGCCCAGTTGTACAGCACCATGTCTGGTCGTCTCTTCCATTCGGGGAGAATCGCCATCGTAATGGTTGGCCTTCCAGCTAGAGGAAAGAC TCACATCTGTGTCTCCATGGCTCGCTATCTCTCTTG GCTTGGTGTCAAGACTCGCATATTCCACCTTGGTGACTACCGCCGAGCTACGgttggccaaggaggccaTGTTCCACAGGACTATTTCTACCCCAATGCCTCGCCAGCGTCTGTCATGCTTCGCCAGAAAATCCTCAAGAAATGCAGGGAGGATATTTACGGCTGGCTGAACCATGAAAATGGTCAGGTTGCGATTTACGACGCCGTGAATCCCACCGCAAGCGGCCGTCGTGCCCTTGCCAAAGAATTTGCCAAGCATGATGTTCAGACACTGTTTATCGAGTCTTTTGTGGATGATCAAGAGATCCTCAAAGAAAACGCCCGAAATGTCAAGATTTCGTCTCCAGAT TTCCACGGCATGGACCCAGATGAGGCCGCCAAACGCTATCTCAAACGCATCGAGACGAAGATTCCCGTATTTGAAACCATGGCAGAGGAAGAGCTCAACTACGTCAAGATGATCAACGCTGGCCAGGCCTTCTTTTACAACAACGTCAGCTTCAACTACCTCTCGCACCGTATTGTTTTCTatctcaccaacctccacatCAAACACCGTACCACCTTCTTTGTCCGTGCAGGTACCGCTACTGAGGAGGATTCTTACAAGGCCGATGCGCCGCTCTccgccgagggcgaggcgTATGCTCAAGTTATGGCCGAGACGCTTATGCGGCATCGAGAGCAAGAGCGACAGGCGATTATCGATCAGGGCGGCCCTGATGTTCCTCTGCGTCCGCTCACGATTTGGACGTCGACCAGGCTGCGGACAATTCAGACAGCCGAGCCTCTTGAGAAGTTGGGGTACAAAGTTCGACACAGAAGCCAAATGTCACAAATTAACCCGGGAGTGTGTGAGAAGCTTTCGGAGAGGGCGATCAGAAATTTGTATCCTGAAGAGGTGGAGAAGCACGAGTTGGATCCGTATCATCATCGGTATCCCCGCGCTgag TCCTACCATGACCTAGCCGTGCGCCTCGAACCCATCAttcttgagcttgagcgTGAGCAAAATGATCTTTTGATCATCGCCCACGAGTCGGTCTTGAGGGTTCTGTACTCTTACCTAATGCACTGCTCTACTCGAGACATTCCCAAGCTTAAGTTCCCCCGAGACGAAATTATCGAGATCATTCCTGCAGCATATCAGAACGAGGCAAAGCGAATTCACATTCCGGGCCTCGACCCGCGGATGATACCTGGCAGCCCAGAGGATATAAGGATCCCGGTGCCGCCTGGGTTCGATGACTTTGGGAAACAGCTTAGTCCGATTAGTATTccggccatgatgatggggactCCACCTAGTGCCACCGAAGTCACGGTGGGGTTTGCCACGGGGAATAGGAAGGGGAGCATCAGTGTGAGTAATACTGGTGGACTGAGAAGTGTCAGCGGTAGTTTCAGTGGAGGGGAGAGACCGGTGACAGAGAAGATTGTGAATAACACTGcgaaggagatggtggaggacaaGGTTGAAGACGAGGATTAA
- a CDS encoding hypothetical protein (EggNog:ENOG503P0DQ; COG:O), giving the protein MTINLFQDPISSYRESDTDDDLDNEIVELERKLAAAKAKRCKHPRSRLEGDSSSSSSSPEQPLLAPNLPNHFHLLLSDSALPLGSFAFSSGLESYLAHGHKSNPYHPHTSFAAFLPLSISSYASTTLPFVLSAHRDLSLSNLVELDDAQDASIICTVGRRASVAQGRALLGIWERSFSQSLPPLGSSVVTAAQRGDLKAFGLLVKRGSSKEIPDASAHLAPLFGAICSVVGLSLQQTAYIFLFGHVKALVSAAVRAGMFGPYQAQKILAGETVQELITEMIKREWRTKVERAGQNVPVMDLWFGRHEVLYSRIFNS; this is encoded by the exons ATGACGATAAACTTATTTCAGGACCCGATATCTTCATATCGTGAGTCAGACACCGATGATGACCTTGACAATGAGATCGTCGAGCTGGAGCGCAAGCTGGCCGCAGCCAAAGCCAAGCGTTGCAAACACCCCCGATCCCGGCTTGAGGGcgactcatcatcatcatcatcatcaccggaaCAACCGCTGTTGGCACCTA ACCTTCCAAAccacttccacctcctcctctcagaCTCCGCCCTCCCACTGGGGAGCTTCGCCTTTTCGTCCGGGCTGGAGTCGTACCTCGCCCACGGCCACAAGTCAAACCCTTACCACCCTCACACATCCTTCGCAGCGTTTCTCCCACTGTCGATAAGCTCCTACGCGTCCACCACCCTGCCGTTTGTCCTCTCGGCGCATCGGGACCTGTCACTGTCGAATCTGGTCGAGCTAGATGACGCCCAGGACGCAAGCATAATCTGCACTGTTGGCCGTCGGGCGAGTGTAGCCCAAGGGAGGGCGCTGCTGGGGATATGGGAGAGGTCGTTTTCGcaatccctcccccccctaGGTTCGTCAGTGGTAACGGCAGCGCAAAGGGGTGATCTCAAGGCTTTTGGGCTGCTGGTCAAAAGGGGGTCGAGCAAGGAGATCCCGGACGCGAGCGCTCATCTTGCGCCGCTGTTTGGGGCGATATGTTCTGTTGTTGGACTGAGTCTGCAGCAGACGGCgtatatctttttatttgGGCATGTCAAAGCACTCGTCTCAGCAGCGGTTAGGGCAGGGATGTTTGGGCCATATCAAGCGCAAAAGATACTTGCTGGGGAGACGGTGCAGGAGCTGATCACGGAGATGATCAAGCGGGAGTGGAGGACCAAGGTCGAAAGAGCAGGGCAGAATGTACCGGTTATGGATCTTTGGTTCGGGAGGCATGAGGTGCTTTATTCAAGGATATTTAATAGTTAG
- a CDS encoding hypothetical protein (COG:I; EggNog:ENOG503NUVD): MSAQIPIAVRDRVSDKAAKTLDIVAKFVDEECIPADTVFEAQVGVGEARWQAHPKILEDLKEKARSLGLWNMFLPKGHYKESPGFTNLEYGLMAEWLGKSRVASEAVNCAAPDTGNMEVLAKYGNDAQKAQWLKPLMDGVIRSAFLMTEPQVASSDARNIELKMVRDGDHYVLNGSKWWSSGAGDPRCKIYIVMGKSDPNNKDPYRQQSVILVPSDTKGITIHRMLSVYGYDDAPHGHGHITFHNVRVPATNLVLGEGRGFEIIQGRLGPGRIHHAMRTIGAAERALEWMLMRINDPTKTPFGKQLREHGVILEWVAKSRLEIDAARLVVLNAAIKMDEQGPKAALKEIAQAKVLVPQTALTVIDRAVQSFGGAGVSQDTPLANMWAQIRTLRLADGPDEVHLQQMGRNENRRGKEVAAKIAAQKAKAEELLKKYNITRSEIGSNIKR, from the exons ATGTCGGCCCAGATCCCCATTGCT GTCCGCGATCGCGTTAGCGACAAGGCCGCGAAGACGTTGGACATCGTTGCCAAATTCGTTGATGAAGAGTGTATTCC TGCCGATACTGTCTTTGAGGCCCAggttggcgttggtgagGCGAGATGGCAGGCTCACCCCAAGATCCTCGAGGacctcaaggagaaggcgaggtccCTCGGCCTCTGGAACATGTTCCTGCCCAAGGGTCACTACAAGGAGTCTCCGggcttcaccaacctcgagtATGGCTTGATGGCCGAGTGGTTGGGCAAGTCCAGAGTTGCCTCCGAGGCGGTCAACTGTGCTGCTCCTGATACCGGCAACATGGAGGTGTTGGCCAAGTATGGCAATGATGCCCAAAAGGCTCAGTGGCTCAAGCCCTTGATGGACGGTGTCATCCGTTCGGCTTTCCTCATGACAGAGCCTCAGGTCGCCTCTTCAGATGCTCGGAATATTGAGCTGAAGATGGTCAGAGACGGTGATCACTATGTCTTGAACGGCTCC aAATGGTGGTCCAGTGGTGCCGGTGACCCGCGCTGCAAGATCTACATCGTCATGGGCAAGAGtgaccccaacaacaaggacCCATACAGGCAGCAATCCGTCATCCTTGTGCCATCAGACACCAAGGGCATCACTATCCACCGCATGCTTTCTGTCTACGGCTACGACGATGCGCCCCATGGCCACGGCCACATTACCTTCCACAATGTCCGCGTCCCGGCTACCAACCTTGTGCTTGGAGAGGGTCGTGGCTTCGAGATCATCCAGGGCCGTCTCGGTCCCGGCCGTATCCACCACGCCATGAGAACCATTGGTGCTGCTGAGCGTGCCTTGGAGTGGATGCTTATGCGTATCAACGACCCGACAAAGACTCCCTTCGGCAAGCAGCTTCGTGAGCATGGCGTTATTCTCGAATGGGTTGCCAAGTCCCGTCTGGAGATTGACGCTGCTCGCCTGGTTGTTCTCAACGCTGCCATCAAGATGGACGAGCAAGGTCCCAAGGCCGCGCTGAAGGAGATCGCCCAGGCCAAGGTTCTCGTTCCCCAGACTGCCCTGACTGTCATTGACAGGGCCGTCCAGTCCTTCGGTGGAGCCGGTGTCAGTCAGGACACTCCCTTGGCCAACATGTGGGCTCAGATCCGCACCCTCAGACTGGCGGATGGACCAGATGAGGTGCATCTGCAGCAGATGGGCAGGAACGAGAACCGCCGTGGCAAGGAGGTTGCTGCCAAGATTGCTGCTCAAAAAGCAAAGGCTGAggagttgttgaagaagtaCAACATCACCAGATCGGAGATTGGCTCCAACATCAAGCGCTAA
- a CDS encoding hypothetical protein (EggNog:ENOG503NYA1; COG:E; COG:I): MTLPLCAQCKRFGGQLPASFTTSLLSYSSISIMGGKTAVVTGATGLLGRQVLKAFANNDWTVKGTGFSRADGTDILKVDLTNADELKKVLDDVKFPDKVDKDPEGTRTLNVEAPRTLARLCAERGILLTYISTDYVFPGKPGDAPYENNAEPAPTNLYGQTKLEGERAVLHEFKMAGKEGLGVVLRVPVLYGSAKSNAESAVNVLMDSVLKAQQEGANINMDHWALRYPTNTEDIGRVLKDIAAKYLETSDRNSLPRILQFSSEDKYTKYEICQLFAEINGLPIDRIKPNTEGNDPNASVQRPYDCHLSTKALKDLGIDVSTQDFVGWWRREFRAFRH; this comes from the exons ATGACGTTACCCCTCTGCGCCCAATGCAAGCGATTCGGAGGGCAGCTTCCGGCCAGTTTCACCACGAGCCTTCTATCATACTCTTCGATTTCCATTATGGGCGGCAAGACAGCAGTTGTCACGGGAGCTACCGGCCTGTTGGGAAGGCAGGTGCTTAAGGCTTTTGCAAACAATGACTGGACTGTCAAAGGAACTGGCTTCTCCCGCGCTGATGGCACTGACATCTTGAAGGTTGACTTGACCAATGCTGATGAGCTGAAGAAGGTCCTCGACGATGTCAA GTTTCCCGACAAGGTTGACAAAGACCCCGAGGGAACACGAACTCTCAACGTCGAGGCACCTCGCACACTTGCTCGGCTCTGCGCAGAGAGAGGCATCTTGTTGACTTACATTTCCACCGACTACGTGTTCCCCGGCAAGCCCGGCGATGCTCCTTATGAGAACAACGCCGAGCCTGCCCCGACCAACCTGTATGGACAGACCAAGCTCGAGGGCGAGCGGGCAGTCCTCCATGAATTCAAGATGGCCGGAAAGGAAGGTCTGGGAGTGGTGTTACGTGTACCCGTCCTCTACGGCTCAGCTAAGAGCAACGCTGAAAGTGCGGTGAATGTCTTGATGGATTCAGTACTCAAAGCTCAGCAGGAGGGTGCCAATATAAACATGGATCATTGGGCTCTCCGCTACCCAACAAACACCGAGGACATTGGCCGGGTGCTCAAAG ACATCGCTGCCAAGTATCTAGAGACCAGTGATCGGAACTCGCTGCCGAGGATTCTCCAATTCTCGAGCGAGGATAAGTACACCAAGTATGAGATTTGTCAGTTATTTGCAGAGATCAACGGATTGCCCATCGACCGGATCAAGCCCAACACGGAAGGGAACGACCCGAATGCAAGTGTCCAGCGACCTTACGATTGTCACCTCAGTACCAAGGCATTGAAAGACTTGGGCATTGACGTGTCGACCCAGGATTTCgtgggatggtggagaagggagTTTAGGGCTTTTAGACACTGA
- the TOM40 gene encoding translocase of outer mitochondrial membrane (COG:U; EggNog:ENOG503NURF; BUSCO:EOG09262M2J) codes for MASSYSSPFAALQNNPIFSGLSDVYNAFQERRAKLGLSNPGKVEDISKEVNRDVLAQQHMFSGLRAELTKPFSLSPLFQVSHQFALGERLNPYTFAALYGTNRCFAQGSIDEVGALSGRFNWRWGPDSTHVSKSQFQVGTGQGDSIQLEHEYNGADFVASLKALNPSVLEGGLSGILIGHYMQSLTPKLAVGLEAVWQRQSRLEPPVTAVSYVARYKAEDWIASAQLQAQGALNTSYWRRLSDKVQAGVDMSLSVAPANPMLGGGLQKEGVTAFGAKYDFRMSTFRAQIDSKGRLGCVLEKRVMAPLMMTFSADVDHMTQQAKVGVAIAIEAAPEMDEQEMMAASQAAPVNIPF; via the exons ATGGCGTCCAGCTACAGCTCGCCATTTGCGGCATTGCAAAATAACCCCATCTTCTCCGGTCTCTCAGATGTTTACAATGCTTTCCAAGAGAGGAGAGCAAAGCTCGGCTTGTCAAATCCCGGAAAGGTAGAAGACATCTCCAAGG AGGTCAACCGAGATGTTCTTGCCCAGCAGCACATGTTCTCCGGCCTTCGCGCCGAGCTCACAAAGCCTTTCAGCCTGAGCCCTCT GTTTCAAGTATCACATCAGTTTGCGCTGGGCGAGCGTCTGAACCCCTATACATTTGCAGCTCTTTACGGAACCAATCGG TGTTTCGCCCAGGGCAGCATTGATGAGGTTGGCGCTCTTTCTGGACGATTCAACTGGAGATGGGGCCCCGACTCGACACACGTCAGCAAGTCGCAGTTCCAGGTCGGCACCGGACAGGGTGATTCCATCCAGCTCGAGCACGAATACAATGGCGCCGACTTTGTGGCCTCACTCAAggccctcaacccctccgtcCTCGAGGGCGGTTTGAGCGGTATCCTTATCGGTCATTACATGCAGTCGCTCACTCCCAAACTTGCCGTCGGCCTCGAAGCTGTTTGGCAACGTCAGTCGAGACTCGAACCTCCGGTAACGGCCGTCAGTTATGTTGCCCGTTACAAGGCCGAGGACTGGATCGCCAGCGCTCAGTTGCAGGCCCAGGGTGCTCTGAATACCTCGTACTGGCGCCGCCTCTCTGACAAGGTTCAGGCTGGTGTCGATATGTCGCTTAGTGTTGCTCCTGCTAACCCCATGTTGGGTGGCGGTCTCCAGAAGGAGGGCGTTACTGCTTTCGGAGCCAAGTACGACTTCAGAATGTCGACTTTCCGGGCGCAGATCGACTCGAAGGGCAGACTTGGCTGTGTGCTCGAGAAGCGCGTCATGGCTCCTCTCATGATGACTTTCTCTGCTGACGTTGACCACATGACG caacaagcgAAGGTGGGCGTTGCGATTGCCATCGAGGCTGCCCCTGAGATGGACGagcaggagatgatggccgCCTCCCAGGCTGCCCCGGTCAACATCCCCTTCTAA
- a CDS encoding hypothetical protein (EggNog:ENOG503P7A7; COG:S), which translates to MPSNVLAAKDVNMSLPTTNNNNTTQTSTDTCGKPDTMSMEYHRQVFQNKMAAQEEKTYISPSDNLMSPCTAKLSAFRSKQVGKVKPKSLFAQASSKKLDAAGQSSLLFGNKPKPAAPPAGSS; encoded by the exons ATGCCTTCCAACGTCCTCGCTGCCAAGGACGTCAACATGTCGCTTCctaccaccaacaacaacaacacgacCCAGACCTCGACTGATACCTGCGGCAAGCCCGATACTATGAGTATGGAGTACCACCGTCAGGTCTTTCAGAACAAGATGGCGGCACAGGAGGA GAAAACTTACATTTCCCCCTCGGATAACCTCATGTCCCCTTGCACAGCCAAGCTGAGTGCCTTCCGCAGCAAGCAAGTCGGCAA AGTCAAGCCCAAATCCCTCTTCGCCCAGGCGTCCTCTAAGAAGCTCGACGCCGCGGGCCAGAGCAGCCTGCTGTTCGGcaacaagcccaagcccgctgctcctcctgccgGCAGCAGCTAG
- the CWC2 gene encoding Pre-mRNA-splicing factor (EggNog:ENOG503NUMG; COG:A), which produces MAEVVNRPDTAVNLPEMASEDSLALTTTKNTTEVTAPAEKKVKKIIRRKKRPARAQVDPATVKSEPPAQTGTTFNIWYNKWAGGDKEDSAMSQTHAKGRCNIALDSGYTKADGHPGAFFCLYFARGVCHKGQDCDYLHRLPGPYDIFPQNVDCFGRDKFSDYRDDMGGVGSFSRQNRTIYVGRIHVSDDIEEIVARHFAEWGPIERIRVLSNRGIAFVTYRDLANAEFAKEAMAWQSLEGNEILNLRWSLPDPNPMAQKREARRIEEQAAEAIRKALPAEFVAEIEGKDPEARKRRKIESGYGLEGYEAPDEVHFARGPNAVNPRGREGFELEHEQRLMLEAAEQEMMQEQQYDQPPPQQQQQGGIFSSSTLAALQGAQVAVASTPAPKTSTGPLVAYDSDSD; this is translated from the coding sequence ATGGCCGAAGTTGTCAACAGGCCAGACACGGCCGTCAACCTGCCCGAGATGGCCTCCGAAGACAGCCttgccctcaccaccacaaaaaaCACCACAGAAGTCACCGCGcccgccgagaagaaggtcaaAAAGATCATTCGCCGCAAGAAGCGACCAGCGCGCGCCCAAGTTGACCCAGCCACTGTCAAGTCGGAACCCCCAGCACAAACCGGCACGACATTCAACATCTGGTATAACAAATGGGCGGGCGGCGACAAGGAGGACTCGGCCATGAGCCAAACCCACGCCAAGGGAAGATGCAACATCGCCCTCGACTCGGGGTACACCAAAGCCGATGGCCATCCAGGCGCCTTCTTCTGCCTATACTTTGCCCGCGGTGTCTGCCACAAGGGTCAGGACTGCGACTACCTTCACCGTCTTCCCGGCCCGTACGACATCTTCCCCCAAAATGTCGACTGTTTCGGCCGCGACAAGTTCTCGGATTACCGCGATGAcatgggtggtgttgggtctTTCAGTCGGCAAAACCGCACGATTTACGTGGGGAGGATTCATGTGTCGGATGATATCGAGGAGATTGTCGCGCGCCACTTTGCTGAATGGGGACCGATTGAAAGAATAAGGGTGCTTTCCAACAGGGGCATTGCGTTTGTCACCTACCGGGACTTAGCCAATGCCGAGTTCGCAAAGGAGGCTATGGCGTGGCAGTCACTGGAGGGCAATGAGATCTTGAATTTGAGGTGGTCGCTTCCAGATCCCAATCCCATGGCCCAGAAGCgagaggcgaggaggatcGAGGAGCAGGCTGCCGAGGCGATCAGAAAAGCTCTGCCCGCTGAGTTTGTGGCTGAAATTGAAGGGAAGGACCcagaggcgaggaagagaagaaagattGAAAGCGGGtatgggttggaggggtacGAAGCGCCGGATGAGGTTCATTTTGCCAGGGGGCCTAATGCTGTTAAtccaaggggaagggaagggttCGAGTTGGAGCATGAGCAGAGGCTGAtgctggaggcggcggaACAGGAGATGATGCAGGAACAACAGTAtgatcaaccaccaccacaacagcagcagcagggcggGATATTCTCCAGCAGCACTCTCGCCGCGCTTCAAGGCGCCCAGGTAGCAGTTGcttcaacaccagcacccaAGACATCTACAGGGCCGTTGGTGGCATACGACAGCGACTCGGACTAA
- the RBG2 gene encoding Ribosome-interacting GTPase 2 (EggNog:ENOG503NU94; COG:T), which produces MVNITEKIKEIEDEMRKTQKNKATEYHLGLLKGKLARLRAQLLEPGPGAGGGGGSGFDVSKSGDARIALVGFPSVGKSTFLSKVTKTKSEVASYAFTTLTAIPGVLEYGGAEIQLLDLPGIIEGASEGKGRGRQVISAAKTSDLILMVLDATKRAEQRALLEAELEAVGIRLNREPPNIYLKPKKAGGMKITFQSPPKGIDEKMIMNILRDYKILNCEVLIRDENCTVDDLIDVIMANHRKYIKCLYVYNKIDSVSLDFLDKLAREPHTVVMSCELDLGIQDVIDRCWKELNLVRIYTKRKGNDPDFSEALIVRSNSTIEDVCDRIHRTLKDTFKYALVWGASARHIPQRVGLSHPVCDEDVVYIVSGWKA; this is translated from the exons ATGGTGAACATTACGGAAAAGATCAAGGA GattgaggatgagatgaggaagaCTCAAA AGAATAAGGCAACTG AATATCACTTGGGTCTCTTGAAGGG TAAACTCGCCCGTCTCCGCGCACAACTCCTCGAACCTGGCCCGggcgccggcggtggtggtggctccGGTTTCGACGTCAGCAAGTCCGGCGACGCCAGAATAGCCCTCGTCGGCTTCCCCTCCGTCGGTAAATCgaccttcctctccaaagTCACTAAGACCAAATCCGAAGTGGCCTCCTATGCCTTCACAACCCTCACCGCCATCCCCGGCGTCCTCGAGTACGGCGGTGCCGAGATCCAACTCCTCGATCTACCCGGTATCATCGAAGGTGCCTCCGAAGGCAAAGGCCGCGGCCGCCAAGtcatctccgccgccaaAACCAGTGATCTCATCCTCATGGTCCTCGACGCCACCAAGAGAGCCGAACAGCGCGCCCTTCTCGAAGCAGAGCTGGAAGCCGTAGGCATCAGACTCAACCGTGAACCTCC TAACATCTAcctcaaacccaaaaaaGCCGGCGGCATGAAAATCACCTTCCAATCCCCCCCCAAAGGAATCGACGAAAAAATGATCATGAACATCCTCCGCGACTACAAGATCCTCAACTGCGAAGTCCTCATCCGAGACGAGAACTGTACCGTCGACGACCTCATCGACGTCATCATGGCCAACCACCGCAAGTACATCAAGTGCCTCTACGTCTACAACAAGATCGACTCCGTCTCCCTCGActtcctcgacaagctcgCCCGGGAGCCCCACACGGTTGTCATGTCTTGCGAGCTGGACCTCGGCATCCAGGATGTGATTGACCGGTGCTGGAAGGAGCTGAACCTGGTCAGGATTTACaccaagaggaaggggaacGACCCCGACTTTAGCGAGGCGTTGATTGTGAGGAGTAATAGCACCATCGAGGATGTGTGTGACAGGATTCATAGGACGCTGAAGGATACGTTCAAGTATGCGCTCGTTTGGGGCGCCAGCGCGAGGCATATACCGCAGAGGGTGGGGTTGAGTCATCCGGTTTGCGATGAGGATGTGGTATATATTGTCAGTGGGTGGAAGGCTTAG